The following are encoded together in the Streptomyces sp. NBC_00341 genome:
- a CDS encoding serine/threonine-protein kinase: MQPLEAGEPLSIGAYRLIGRLGAGGMGRVYLGRSAGGRTVAVKVVHPHFALDEQFRARFRREVDAARRIGAQWTAPVLDADPDAPVPWVATGYVAGPPLSAAVTEHGPLPEQAVRTLGAGLAEALGAVHEQGLIHRDVKPSNVLLALDGPRLIDFGIARAIDATASLTSTGVSVGSPGYMAPEQIRGQEISGAADVFSLGAVLAYAATGAAPFLGDSSAVLLYKVVHEEPELGDLEGELREVVASCLAKDPAHRPSPARLADRLAPGGAAARVAAGWLPGPLVREVSRSAVALLDLEPQDAPVQSGPVPFTNASHGFDGGPALGVFGPPVEPAAHLTGPGTSPPPYPPAPGTDGVPGQRAPDPRFTVSVSADSRPDEQRRGRRLSCTVALAVAGALAAVTVGSAYVFDLMPGGGGRDTAEHGGTGRTPGATASPGPTRPGDSAATPGGQVGEVPKSFIGTWEGPLTEKTTGQPHGRLSVVIRKGKKGADVVRTSTTLSALGVQVSCHSIASFTSGTDKELTFRERADPARPGTAGLCTTTTTDIHFTRVGDDTLRFRSDERGAGLPYGTLNRSGG; encoded by the coding sequence ATGCAGCCGCTGGAAGCCGGCGAACCGCTGAGCATCGGTGCCTACCGGCTGATCGGCAGACTCGGTGCCGGCGGCATGGGGCGCGTCTACCTGGGACGCAGCGCCGGCGGCCGCACCGTCGCGGTCAAGGTGGTCCATCCGCACTTCGCGCTCGACGAGCAGTTCCGCGCCCGGTTCCGGCGCGAGGTGGACGCGGCGCGGCGGATCGGCGCCCAGTGGACCGCGCCCGTCCTGGACGCCGATCCCGACGCCCCCGTCCCGTGGGTGGCGACCGGTTACGTGGCCGGGCCCCCGCTCTCCGCCGCGGTCACCGAGCACGGCCCGCTGCCCGAACAGGCGGTACGCACCCTGGGCGCGGGGCTGGCCGAGGCGCTCGGCGCGGTCCATGAACAGGGCCTGATTCACCGGGACGTGAAGCCCTCCAACGTGCTGCTCGCCCTCGACGGTCCCCGGCTGATCGACTTCGGCATCGCCAGGGCCATCGACGCCACCGCCTCGCTCACCTCCACCGGGGTCTCGGTCGGCTCGCCCGGCTACATGGCGCCGGAGCAGATCAGGGGCCAGGAGATCTCGGGCGCCGCCGACGTCTTCTCACTGGGTGCGGTGCTCGCGTACGCGGCCACCGGTGCCGCGCCCTTCCTCGGCGACTCGTCCGCCGTACTGCTCTACAAGGTGGTGCACGAGGAGCCGGAGCTGGGCGATCTGGAGGGCGAGCTGCGCGAGGTCGTCGCCTCCTGCCTGGCGAAGGACCCGGCGCACCGGCCCAGCCCGGCCCGGCTCGCGGACCGGCTGGCCCCCGGCGGCGCGGCGGCCCGGGTGGCGGCGGGCTGGCTGCCCGGCCCCCTGGTGCGCGAGGTCAGCCGCTCCGCGGTCGCGCTGCTGGACCTGGAACCGCAGGACGCCCCGGTGCAGTCGGGGCCGGTGCCGTTCACCAACGCCTCGCACGGGTTCGACGGGGGCCCCGCCCTCGGGGTGTTCGGCCCGCCCGTCGAACCGGCGGCCCACCTGACCGGACCGGGTACGAGCCCTCCGCCGTACCCGCCCGCCCCGGGGACGGACGGGGTGCCGGGGCAGCGCGCGCCCGACCCCCGGTTCACCGTCAGCGTGAGCGCCGATTCCCGGCCGGACGAGCAGCGCCGGGGGCGCAGGCTGAGCTGCACCGTCGCGCTCGCGGTGGCCGGTGCGCTCGCCGCGGTGACCGTGGGCAGCGCCTACGTCTTCGACCTGATGCCGGGCGGTGGCGGCCGCGACACCGCGGAGCACGGAGGCACCGGCCGCACCCCGGGCGCCACCGCCTCGCCCGGACCGACCCGCCCCGGGGACAGTGCGGCGACCCCGGGCGGCCAGGTCGGTGAGGTGCCGAAGAGCTTCATCGGCACCTGGGAGGGACCGCTCACCGAGAAGACGACCGGTCAGCCGCACGGCAGGCTCAGTGTGGTGATCAGGAAGGGGAAGAAGGGCGCCGACGTGGTCCGCACGAGCACGACGCTCTCCGCCCTCGGCGTCCAGGTCAGCTGTCACAGCATCGCGTCCTTCACCTCCGGCACCGACAAGGAGCTGACGTTCCGGGAGCGAGCCGATCCGGCACGCCCCGGCACGGCGGGCCTGTGCACGACCACGACCACGGACATCCACTTCACCCGTGTCGGCGACGACACCCTCCGCTTCCGGTCCGACGAGCGGGGCGCCGGGCTCCCCTACGGCACGCTCAACCGGTCCGGCGGCTGA